In the genome of Cellvibrio sp. KY-YJ-3, one region contains:
- a CDS encoding S41 family peptidase, which produces MFCAAFSQFHGNLRSTLISLLALLPALALADEKSTANTTTGLLPLEELRTFTRVYDHVRSGYVDDISDAQLLEYAIKGMIAELDPHSAYLDKEAFADLQANTSGEFGGVGLEVSLDDGYVKVVTPIDDSPSAKAGILAGDIVVRIDDKPVKGMDLNKAVNLMRGPKNSPIKITVMRDGVDQPIDFDLLRDIIKVQSVRTRLLEQDYFYIRIAQFQLDTGKEMGKKIQDQLKKNQDTKGIILDLRNNPGGVLQASVEVVDAFLDGGQVVYTQGRLDNSNISYNAEAGDITGGLPLVVLINDGSASASEIVAGALQDHKRAIIMGTRSFGKGSVQSVIPISNDRAVKLTTALYYTPNGRSIQAQGIEPDVEVERVQVAAIAQNSGVTEADLARHLGNGKGGKESTSKERANRRITSAELLQEDNQLHEALNLLKGLNIFLQSSPLAKSTETQPEIAPDIVLQPSLDEPVQDQ; this is translated from the coding sequence ATGTTTTGCGCGGCTTTTTCCCAGTTCCACGGTAACCTCCGCTCGACCCTCATCAGCCTGCTGGCATTGTTACCGGCATTGGCGCTGGCGGATGAAAAATCCACCGCTAATACAACCACCGGGCTGTTGCCGCTGGAAGAGCTGCGCACTTTCACCCGTGTCTATGACCATGTCCGCAGTGGTTATGTCGATGACATCAGCGATGCACAGCTGCTGGAATACGCCATCAAAGGCATGATTGCTGAGTTAGACCCGCATTCCGCTTATCTGGATAAAGAAGCCTTTGCCGATCTGCAAGCCAACACCTCTGGCGAGTTCGGCGGTGTCGGTCTGGAAGTGAGCCTGGATGATGGCTATGTCAAAGTAGTTACCCCCATCGACGATAGCCCCTCCGCCAAAGCCGGTATTTTGGCGGGTGACATAGTGGTGCGTATCGACGATAAACCCGTCAAGGGCATGGATTTAAACAAAGCGGTCAACCTGATGCGCGGCCCTAAAAACAGCCCGATTAAAATCACCGTGATGCGCGATGGTGTCGATCAACCTATCGATTTCGATTTGCTGCGCGACATTATCAAAGTGCAAAGCGTGCGCACCCGCTTGTTGGAGCAGGATTACTTCTACATTCGCATCGCTCAATTCCAGCTGGATACCGGCAAAGAAATGGGCAAAAAAATTCAGGATCAGCTGAAGAAAAATCAGGACACCAAGGGAATTATCCTCGATTTACGCAACAACCCCGGTGGGGTATTGCAGGCGTCGGTCGAAGTGGTGGATGCATTCCTTGATGGCGGCCAGGTGGTTTACACCCAGGGTCGGCTCGATAACAGCAATATCAGCTATAACGCCGAAGCCGGTGATATTACCGGCGGTCTACCCTTGGTAGTGCTAATCAATGACGGCTCCGCCTCCGCCTCGGAAATCGTCGCCGGCGCCCTGCAGGATCACAAACGCGCCATCATTATGGGCACCCGCAGCTTTGGCAAAGGCTCGGTGCAATCGGTCATCCCCATCAGCAATGACCGCGCTGTAAAACTCACAACCGCACTCTATTACACCCCCAATGGCCGCTCGATTCAGGCGCAAGGCATTGAACCGGATGTAGAAGTAGAACGCGTGCAAGTTGCCGCAATCGCCCAGAACAGCGGTGTGACCGAAGCGGATTTGGCGCGCCATTTGGGCAACGGCAAAGGCGGCAAAGAGAGTACCAGTAAAGAGCGAGCCAACCGCCGCATCACCAGTGCCGAGCTGCTACAGGAAGACAACCAGCTGCATGAGGCGTTGAATCTGCTCAAAGGCTTGAATATTTTTCTGCAAAGTTCGCCCTTGGCCAAGAGCACGGAAACCCAACCGGAAATTGCACCGGACATAGTGCTGCAACCCAGTCTCGACGAACCCGTTCAAGACCAATAA
- a CDS encoding murein hydrolase activator EnvC, with the protein MSRFFVFAKTLALNSLWCAVLVFSASSYADEKAEMAKLQKEIEALQKELQQVQGTRSSLQKDLQKSEQEINKLQQKANEINKELKQQNNELNQLKNERSQLEQAKKKQQGEIAEQMRAAHKLGEQSEVKVLLNQESPDQLSRIMKYHSYFMEAHTQKMQGFMETIARIDALTPEIEKKTLELGAMQAQLDEQRQQLKSHQSERQKALAKVNHQFKDKNQQLKQLSEDRRRLQALLERVSERVASSGAINSPAYVPLPAGGEKFSLRKGRLPWPTQGRLIHRFGSARIAGQINWSGSYIAAPMGNQVIAVHHGRVVFADYFGGHGLLVIVDHGEGYLSLYAHNQSLLKKAGEPVRAGEAIASVGNSGGQASTGLYFEIRHQGRPIDPGGWLARG; encoded by the coding sequence ATGAGTCGATTTTTTGTATTCGCCAAAACTCTCGCACTCAACAGCCTGTGGTGCGCTGTGCTGGTGTTTTCCGCCAGCAGTTATGCCGATGAAAAAGCCGAAATGGCCAAGCTGCAGAAAGAGATAGAAGCACTGCAAAAAGAGCTGCAACAGGTGCAGGGCACACGCTCCAGCTTGCAAAAAGATCTGCAAAAATCGGAACAGGAAATTAACAAACTCCAGCAAAAAGCCAATGAGATCAACAAAGAACTCAAACAGCAAAACAACGAATTGAATCAGCTCAAAAATGAGCGCAGCCAGCTGGAGCAGGCCAAAAAAAAGCAGCAGGGTGAAATTGCCGAGCAGATGCGCGCCGCGCATAAACTGGGCGAACAGAGTGAGGTGAAAGTACTGCTCAATCAGGAATCGCCCGATCAGCTGTCGCGCATCATGAAATACCACAGTTATTTTATGGAGGCGCATACCCAGAAAATGCAGGGTTTTATGGAAACTATCGCCCGCATCGATGCACTAACACCGGAGATAGAAAAAAAAACCCTTGAACTGGGCGCGATGCAAGCACAGTTGGATGAACAGCGCCAACAGCTGAAAAGCCATCAGAGTGAACGCCAAAAAGCGCTGGCGAAAGTTAACCATCAATTCAAAGACAAAAACCAACAGCTCAAACAGCTAAGTGAGGATCGCCGCCGTCTGCAGGCCTTGTTGGAGCGAGTGAGCGAGCGTGTTGCCAGCAGTGGTGCCATCAATTCACCAGCCTATGTACCGTTGCCTGCGGGTGGTGAAAAGTTTTCCCTGCGCAAAGGCCGCTTGCCCTGGCCAACTCAGGGCAGGTTGATCCATCGCTTTGGCAGCGCGCGCATTGCCGGGCAAATTAACTGGAGCGGATCTTATATTGCCGCGCCTATGGGCAATCAGGTAATTGCAGTCCATCATGGGCGCGTGGTTTTTGCCGATTATTTTGGCGGGCACGGGCTGCTGGTGATTGTGGATCACGGCGAAGGCTACCTGAGCCTTTATGCCCACAATCAAAGCCTGCTCAAAAAGGCGGGCGAACCGGTGCGCGCCGGTGAAGCTATTGCCAGTGTTGGCAACTCGGGTGGCCAAGCCAGCACCGGTTTGTATTTTGAAATTCGCCACCAGGGGCGCCCCATAGACCCGGGCGGCTGGCTCGCACGCGGCTAG
- the gpmI gene encoding 2,3-bisphosphoglycerate-independent phosphoglycerate mutase, with protein MSAKKPIVLLILDGYGYSEKTKYNAIAAAHKPVFDKLWANDPKSLIETSGMAVGLPEGQMGNSEVGHMTLGAGRVVYQNFTRINKAISDGDFFTNPVYVTAIDSAIAAGKAVHILGLLSEGGVHSHEDHIYAMMKMAVGRGAKEVYLHAFLDGRDTAPRSAEKSLQRAQDLFKELGAGRVASIVGRYFALDRDNRWDRVKAAYDVMVTGDAEFDALTAVDGLKAAYERGENDEFVKATVVCGEDEEVATINDGDSVIFMNFRPDRAREITNALISEDFTGFERELHPNIAHFVQTTEYASSIKAPIAFPPEDLTNSFGDYIAQLGKTQLRIAETEKYAHVTFFFNSGNEVVYEGEDRILVPSPQVATYDLQPEMNAPIVTDKLVEAIESGKYDAIICNYANCDMVGHSGIMEAATKAVEAVDICLGRVLEAVDKVGGEALITADHGNVEEMFDEETGQPHTQHSTLPVPFIFHSHRKGTIAPGGSLADVAPTMLHLMGLPQPKEMTGRNLITLA; from the coding sequence ATGAGCGCAAAAAAACCTATAGTGTTGTTGATTCTCGATGGTTATGGCTACTCCGAAAAAACCAAGTACAACGCCATCGCGGCGGCGCACAAACCTGTGTTTGACAAACTCTGGGCCAATGATCCCAAAAGTCTGATTGAAACCTCGGGCATGGCCGTGGGCCTGCCGGAAGGACAAATGGGCAATAGCGAAGTGGGCCATATGACCCTCGGCGCAGGCCGCGTGGTCTACCAAAACTTTACCCGTATCAATAAAGCCATCAGCGATGGCGACTTCTTCACTAATCCGGTCTATGTAACCGCCATCGATAGCGCCATCGCCGCCGGCAAAGCCGTGCACATCCTCGGCCTGCTCTCTGAGGGGGGTGTACACAGCCATGAAGACCACATCTACGCCATGATGAAAATGGCCGTCGGTCGCGGTGCAAAAGAAGTCTACTTGCACGCCTTTTTGGATGGCCGCGACACTGCACCGCGCAGCGCCGAAAAATCCCTGCAGCGCGCGCAGGATTTGTTTAAGGAATTGGGCGCCGGACGTGTAGCGTCTATTGTCGGCCGTTATTTTGCGCTCGACCGCGACAACCGCTGGGATCGCGTTAAAGCCGCTTACGATGTAATGGTAACGGGCGATGCCGAATTTGATGCACTCACCGCCGTGGACGGCTTGAAAGCCGCTTACGAGCGCGGCGAAAACGACGAGTTTGTAAAAGCCACGGTAGTCTGCGGCGAGGACGAAGAAGTCGCCACTATCAACGATGGCGACTCAGTGATTTTTATGAACTTCCGCCCCGATCGCGCACGCGAAATCACCAACGCCCTGATCAGCGAAGACTTCACCGGTTTTGAACGCGAGCTGCACCCAAACATTGCGCACTTTGTACAAACCACGGAATACGCCTCCAGCATCAAAGCACCTATCGCCTTCCCGCCGGAAGACCTGACCAATTCATTTGGCGATTACATTGCACAGCTGGGCAAAACCCAATTGCGCATCGCCGAAACCGAAAAATACGCCCACGTAACTTTCTTCTTCAACAGCGGCAATGAAGTGGTCTACGAAGGTGAAGACCGTATTCTGGTGCCATCGCCCCAAGTGGCTACCTACGACTTGCAACCGGAAATGAACGCACCAATTGTGACCGACAAATTGGTCGAAGCCATTGAGTCGGGCAAATACGACGCGATTATCTGCAACTACGCCAACTGCGATATGGTCGGTCACTCCGGCATTATGGAAGCGGCAACCAAAGCGGTAGAGGCGGTTGATATCTGCCTTGGCCGTGTATTGGAAGCGGTGGACAAGGTGGGCGGCGAGGCGTTAATCACCGCTGACCACGGCAATGTGGAAGAGATGTTCGACGAAGAAACCGGCCAACCGCACACCCAACACTCTACCTTGCCCGTGCCCTTTATTTTCCACAGCCACCGCAAAGGCACCATCGCCCCCGGCGGTTCGCTGGCGGATGTAGCACCCACCATGCTGCACTTGATGGGCCTGCCGCAACCGAAAGAAATGACCGGACGCAACCTGATTACCCTGGCGTAA
- a CDS encoding rhodanese-like domain-containing protein: MDFIVFVTQEWLLVTTLIVLIYIYVWRDRIKSGRPVSPHEVTRLVNEGNAVLVDLRDSAEFKAGHIVGAINVPYAKLTKESTEVASYKEKTIILIDKLGQHAGAVGRFLGKEGFDVRRLGGGIAEWQAQNLPLVKGK, translated from the coding sequence GTGGACTTTATTGTATTTGTTACCCAAGAATGGCTGTTGGTCACCACCCTGATTGTGCTGATTTACATCTACGTATGGCGCGATCGCATTAAAAGCGGTCGCCCGGTATCACCCCACGAAGTGACGCGTTTGGTCAATGAGGGCAACGCCGTATTGGTAGACCTGCGCGACAGTGCTGAATTCAAGGCGGGCCATATAGTCGGGGCGATTAACGTGCCCTACGCCAAGCTCACCAAAGAATCGACTGAAGTGGCGAGCTACAAAGAAAAAACCATCATCCTGATCGACAAACTCGGCCAACACGCCGGTGCCGTCGGCCGCTTTCTCGGCAAAGAAGGGTTTGATGTGCGCCGTTTAGGCGGCGGTATTGCCGAATGGCAAGCGCAGAATTTACCGCTGGTAAAGGGCAAGTAA
- the grxC gene encoding glutaredoxin 3, with product MVRVTMYTTAVCPYCVNAKKLLAQKGVAVEEIRVDTQPHLRQEMMDKSGQRTVPQIWIGEHHVGGFTDLWALDKAGKLDALLAQG from the coding sequence ATGGTCCGCGTGACTATGTACACCACCGCTGTCTGCCCTTACTGCGTTAATGCCAAAAAATTATTGGCGCAAAAAGGTGTAGCGGTTGAGGAAATTCGCGTGGACACCCAACCGCATTTACGCCAGGAAATGATGGATAAAAGCGGTCAACGCACTGTGCCGCAAATCTGGATTGGCGAACATCATGTCGGCGGTTTTACCGATCTGTGGGCGCTGGATAAAGCGGGCAAACTGGATGCATTGTTGGCGCAAGGCTGA
- the secB gene encoding protein-export chaperone SecB: protein MSENNQQTAAAEGAKGPVFAIQRIYLKDISFETPMGPEAFTKAYKPNIQQDLNIQANPIEEGLFEVVLLLTITARLEDRAVFLVEVKQAGLFAISGIEGPAVTQLINTACPQILFPYAREAVDGILGRGSFPPLMLPPINFDAVFVQAITAAQQQAQQAKPEASEALN from the coding sequence ATGTCTGAAAATAATCAACAAACTGCAGCAGCAGAAGGCGCCAAAGGCCCGGTATTCGCGATTCAACGTATTTATTTGAAAGATATTTCGTTTGAAACGCCGATGGGCCCGGAGGCTTTTACCAAAGCCTACAAACCCAATATCCAACAGGATTTAAATATCCAGGCCAACCCGATTGAAGAGGGTTTGTTTGAAGTAGTGCTGTTGCTCACTATCACCGCCCGTCTCGAAGACCGCGCCGTGTTTTTGGTGGAAGTCAAACAAGCCGGTTTGTTTGCCATTTCCGGTATTGAAGGCCCTGCGGTAACGCAATTAATTAACACCGCCTGCCCACAAATTTTGTTCCCCTACGCGCGTGAAGCGGTAGACGGCATTCTCGGTCGTGGCAGTTTCCCACCCTTAATGTTGCCACCGATTAATTTTGATGCGGTGTTTGTGCAAGCGATTACGGCAGCGCAGCAACAAGCACAGCAAGCAAAACCGGAAGCGTCTGAAGCGCTGAACTAA
- a CDS encoding Ppx/GppA phosphatase family protein — translation MFNLSSRPEAAASHIAALDLGSNSFHMIVARWDNGQLTLLDRLREPVRLGFGLQADGSLSKDARERALACLERFGECLRAYPSRSVRIVGTKTLRSVNDGGEFLAAAEARLGHPVEIISGDEEARLIYLGVAHCIAPDKGNRIVMDIGGGSTEVILGEGMTPSLKESLSMGCVAITKQFFHDGKVSEKSITKALIACLQELQPVKDEFIERGWQQVLGASGSIKAVAKVCEANGWSDGAITAVSLDKIIARYLDEGKLDIDMPGLSDDRKPVFLGGAIVLRALFEALQLKTMIAADWALREGLLFDQKGRLENHDIRQASVDALALRFHVNMEKATAVENTALQLLAQVAQTWQLTANDASKLLGWAARLYQVGLDIAHNDYHKHSAYIVQHVDLAGCSRAEQAQLSALVLAHRKRFPAKNFPLDNIDLVRLAILLRLAAIFHRGRIKDGLPVIALTAEGKKIKLSLPRQWLQNHPLTQADLETEQRHLGDIGYQLDVVSG, via the coding sequence ATGTTTAATTTATCTTCCCGCCCCGAGGCCGCTGCCAGTCATATCGCCGCGCTGGATTTAGGCTCCAACAGTTTTCATATGATTGTGGCGCGCTGGGACAATGGCCAGCTCACGCTGCTCGACCGTTTGCGCGAGCCGGTGCGTTTGGGTTTTGGTTTGCAGGCCGATGGCAGTTTGAGCAAAGACGCGCGCGAGCGTGCACTGGCGTGTTTGGAACGTTTTGGCGAATGCCTGCGCGCTTACCCTTCGCGCAGTGTGCGTATTGTGGGCACTAAAACCTTGCGCAGTGTTAATGACGGCGGTGAATTTCTGGCGGCCGCCGAAGCGCGGCTTGGCCATCCGGTGGAAATTATTTCGGGCGATGAAGAGGCGCGTTTAATTTATTTGGGGGTGGCGCATTGTATTGCACCGGATAAAGGCAATCGTATTGTGATGGATATTGGCGGCGGCAGTACGGAAGTTATTTTGGGCGAAGGTATGACTCCGTCGCTCAAAGAAAGTTTGAGCATGGGCTGTGTTGCCATCACCAAACAATTTTTTCACGATGGCAAGGTGAGTGAAAAATCCATCACCAAAGCGCTGATCGCCTGCTTGCAAGAATTACAGCCGGTAAAAGATGAATTTATCGAACGCGGTTGGCAACAGGTGCTGGGCGCTTCGGGCAGTATTAAAGCGGTTGCGAAAGTCTGTGAAGCCAATGGCTGGAGCGATGGCGCTATCACCGCTGTGTCGCTCGATAAAATTATTGCGCGCTATTTGGATGAGGGAAAATTGGATATTGATATGCCCGGTTTATCCGATGATCGCAAACCGGTTTTTTTAGGCGGTGCGATTGTATTGCGCGCATTGTTTGAAGCGCTGCAATTAAAAACCATGATCGCAGCTGATTGGGCGCTGCGCGAAGGTTTGTTGTTTGATCAAAAAGGCCGCTTGGAAAATCACGATATACGTCAGGCCAGTGTGGATGCACTGGCGCTGCGTTTTCACGTGAATATGGAAAAAGCGACGGCGGTGGAAAACACCGCGCTGCAATTGTTGGCGCAGGTGGCGCAAACCTGGCAATTAACCGCGAATGATGCGAGCAAATTATTGGGTTGGGCCGCGCGTTTGTATCAAGTCGGTTTGGATATTGCGCACAACGATTATCACAAACACTCGGCTTATATTGTGCAACACGTCGACCTCGCCGGTTGTTCGCGCGCAGAGCAAGCCCAGCTTTCCGCGTTGGTACTGGCGCATCGCAAACGCTTTCCCGCCAAAAATTTCCCGCTCGATAATATCGATTTAGTGCGCCTGGCGATTTTGTTGCGCCTGGCGGCAATTTTTCATCGCGGCCGCATTAAAGACGGTTTACCTGTTATTGCACTGACAGCGGAAGGCAAAAAAATAAAATTATCGCTGCCGCGTCAATGGCTGCAAAACCACCCGCTCACCCAGGCCGATCTGGAAACCGAACAGCGCCATTTAGGCGATATCGGTTACCAGTTGGACGTTGTCAGCGGGTAA
- a CDS encoding family 43 glycosylhydrolase, protein MQPLSLRQLPRLLAWGALALAAAGCTPPQTKPQADANTGSADCVDYLGNSFLRHCQTWATTYEGQRQGDLGDGTYLNPIVAGDRPDPSILKDGDDYYMVFSTFESYPALTIWHSQDLVNWQPIGPALTQYIGSIWAPELTKHNGRYYVYIPAKLPGHNSNYVVWADDIRGPWSAPIDLNPRDAKQQRKYADRIDPGHLVGEDGKRYLFFSHGDYVQLADDGLSLVGEMKHTYDGWKYPEEWDVESYAQEGPKMMKRGDYFYMVTAVGGTAGPPTGHMVIAARAKSVHGPWENSPNNPIIRTESAAEKWWSRGHATLVEGPTPGDWYMMYHGYENGFHTLGRQTMLEPIEWTDDGWFRSKGFDVGEPIPKPKGGKASKHGSPLSDDFSSNKFGLQWSFYRGDQSENQRLHYGRDAQGPYLELSPKGTSPSNSSPMTFVQGNQAYQFEVDLELEEGAVAGAMVFYNDKLYAGVGIAPKGFWLHRYGMDQRYSARPDGNKFRLRVTNNRHILTIHYSTDQGKTWRKYDTQMEVSGFHHNVAYGFMSLRPALYAAGTGKVKFRNFVYRALP, encoded by the coding sequence ATGCAACCACTATCACTGCGCCAGCTACCACGGCTGCTGGCCTGGGGCGCACTTGCGCTGGCCGCCGCTGGCTGTACGCCGCCACAAACCAAACCCCAGGCGGACGCGAATACCGGGAGCGCCGACTGCGTCGACTACTTGGGCAACAGCTTTTTACGCCACTGCCAAACCTGGGCCACCACCTACGAAGGTCAGCGCCAGGGCGACTTGGGCGATGGCACTTACCTCAACCCGATTGTTGCCGGTGACCGGCCCGACCCCAGTATTCTCAAAGACGGCGACGACTACTATATGGTTTTCTCCACCTTTGAAAGTTACCCCGCACTGACCATTTGGCACTCCCAGGATCTGGTCAACTGGCAGCCCATTGGCCCGGCATTGACCCAATATATCGGCAGTATTTGGGCGCCGGAGCTGACTAAACATAACGGCCGCTACTACGTGTACATCCCCGCCAAATTGCCCGGCCACAACTCTAACTATGTGGTCTGGGCGGATGATATTCGCGGCCCTTGGTCTGCGCCTATCGACCTGAATCCGCGCGACGCCAAGCAGCAGCGAAAATATGCAGACCGTATCGACCCCGGGCATTTGGTGGGTGAAGACGGCAAGCGCTATTTGTTTTTCTCCCACGGCGATTATGTGCAATTGGCCGATGATGGCCTGAGCCTGGTGGGAGAAATGAAACACACCTACGACGGCTGGAAATACCCCGAGGAGTGGGACGTGGAAAGCTACGCCCAGGAAGGGCCAAAAATGATGAAACGCGGTGACTACTTCTACATGGTCACCGCCGTGGGCGGCACCGCTGGCCCACCAACCGGCCATATGGTGATTGCGGCCCGCGCCAAATCGGTACACGGCCCCTGGGAGAACTCACCCAACAACCCCATTATTCGCACCGAATCCGCGGCGGAAAAATGGTGGTCGCGCGGCCACGCCACACTGGTGGAAGGCCCAACCCCCGGCGATTGGTACATGATGTACCACGGCTATGAAAACGGCTTCCACACCCTTGGCCGCCAAACCATGCTCGAACCCATCGAGTGGACGGATGACGGCTGGTTCCGCTCCAAAGGCTTTGATGTGGGCGAACCCATTCCCAAACCCAAAGGCGGCAAGGCGAGCAAACACGGCAGCCCGCTGTCGGACGATTTCAGCAGCAACAAATTTGGCTTGCAGTGGAGTTTTTATCGCGGCGACCAGAGCGAAAACCAACGCTTACACTACGGTCGCGATGCCCAGGGCCCCTATCTGGAACTTAGCCCCAAAGGCACTTCACCCAGCAACTCATCGCCCATGACCTTTGTACAGGGCAATCAGGCCTATCAGTTTGAGGTGGATCTGGAGTTGGAAGAAGGTGCAGTCGCGGGTGCCATGGTGTTCTACAACGACAAACTCTACGCCGGTGTCGGCATCGCGCCCAAGGGTTTCTGGCTACATCGCTACGGTATGGATCAGCGTTACAGCGCCCGCCCGGACGGCAATAAATTCCGCCTGCGCGTGACCAATAATCGCCACATACTGACCATCCACTACAGTACTGACCAAGGCAAAACCTGGCGCAAATACGATACACAAATGGAGGTCTCCGGCTTTCACCATAACGTCGCTTACGGCTTTATGAGCCTGCGCCCGGCGCTTTACGCCGCGGGCACTGGCAAAGTGAAATTCCGCAATTTTGTTTATCGGGCCTTGCCCTAG
- a CDS encoding LacI family DNA-binding transcriptional regulator, producing the protein MAKTIEAIADELGLSITTVRLVLLGKARQYRISAKTEARVREYTELHGYEINHVARSLRLQRSDALALIIPRLSNHFFAQLAELLEIRCRKAGLQLWISCCYDNPDTQQELIKQFRERNVDGLFLVPANANMPALAAAQLKQRLVLLDRDFGGNDYAVVVTDNRQSGYQLAQRLHAFCVQRGDLQPDFLLFAGNSGMPSISQRLVGLNAALDDLGLSTSQRREVQVPHNDFHEGEQAMGELIDSGQPLPKVLVCSSIPLFEGAMQALKQRLGGAPENMVLATFDDHSMLDFLRNPVCSVRQDYAFMIEQAFSEMEQLINNSDSPPARHIASMTLVPRNMD; encoded by the coding sequence ATGGCCAAGACAATTGAGGCAATCGCCGATGAGCTGGGGCTGTCCATTACCACGGTGCGTTTGGTGCTGCTGGGCAAGGCACGACAGTATCGTATCAGCGCCAAAACCGAGGCGCGGGTGCGCGAATATACGGAGCTGCATGGTTATGAAATCAACCATGTAGCACGCAGTTTGCGGTTGCAACGCAGCGATGCACTGGCATTGATTATTCCGCGTTTATCCAACCACTTTTTTGCCCAATTGGCGGAGTTGCTGGAAATTCGCTGCCGTAAAGCGGGTTTACAGCTATGGATTTCCTGCTGTTACGACAACCCGGACACCCAGCAGGAGCTGATCAAACAATTCCGCGAGCGCAATGTGGATGGCCTGTTCCTGGTACCCGCCAATGCAAATATGCCAGCGCTGGCAGCAGCGCAATTAAAACAGCGGCTGGTATTGCTGGACCGCGACTTTGGCGGCAACGATTACGCGGTGGTGGTGACGGACAACCGGCAGAGCGGCTACCAACTGGCGCAGCGCCTGCACGCTTTTTGTGTACAGCGCGGCGATTTGCAGCCGGACTTTTTATTGTTTGCGGGCAACAGCGGTATGCCGTCCATTAGCCAGCGCCTGGTCGGTTTGAATGCGGCATTGGATGACTTGGGCCTGAGCACCAGCCAGCGCCGTGAAGTACAGGTCCCGCACAATGATTTCCACGAGGGCGAACAGGCCATGGGTGAGCTGATCGACAGTGGCCAACCACTGCCCAAGGTACTGGTGTGTTCATCCATCCCGCTATTTGAAGGCGCGATGCAAGCCCTGAAACAGCGCTTGGGCGGCGCGCCAGAAAACATGGTGCTGGCGACCTTTGACGATCACAGCATGCTCGACTTTTTACGCAATCCGGTGTGCTCGGTGCGTCAGGACTATGCCTTTATGATCGAACAGGCGTTTAGCGAAATGGAACAGTTAATTAATAACAGTGATAGCCCACCGGCACGGCATATCGCCAGCATGACGCTGGTACCGCGCAATATGGATTAA